ATCGATCGGCTGCTTTAGCACGAATTATTGCCACATCGCCCTTGATTGCTTTTTCAAAAATATACGTTTCTCCATCTATAACTCGCTCTTCTTTATTGTTTGCCAACTCAGTGCCTACAGCCGTTTTCGTATAGAAGCCACCAATTCCCGCGCCTCCACAACGAATGGCCTCCGCTAATGTACCCTGTGGTAAAAGTTCAATATCTAGCTTACCTTCCGACCAAGCAATAACTGCCTCTCTGTTCATTGTAAAAAATGAACCAATTGCCTTTTCAATCTTCCCTTGTAAAAACAGTTTGTGTAAACCGATCCCATGATCCCCTAAATTATTGCTAACTACATGCAATCCCTTCACATCGGTTTCAGCCATTTGATCAATAATTGTTAATGGTGCGCCTGACAATCCGAATCCCCCTGCTAAAATAACCTGATTGTCCTTGAATAACCCACTTAGTTCTGAAAGATTTTGGATGACTTTGTTTTTCAATTTTAACCCCCCTCATCTCATTAACTAGACTGCAGTCTAATTTTACAATAGAATAAAAGAGAAGTAAATGTATAAAGGGTGATTTAATTGATTAAAAGAGAAAATAAAATACATAAAACAGAAAACAAAAGGGAATTCATCATAAGGATTGCCATGCAGTTGTTTAAAGAAAAAGGATATAAAAATGTCAGTGTCGATGAAATTGTACAAGCCTGCAATTCATCCAAAGGTTCGTTTTACCATCACTTTAAGTCAAAGGCTGAAATTTTAAATGAGCACTTTGCCTTGGCAGATAAGTATTATGAACAATTGTATAATGATCTACCAATACAATTATCACCAAAAAGGCGATTACAGCTCTTTTTAGAGAACGTATTTATTTATTTAGAAGAAACGTTTGGACGTGAGTTTTTATCCGTAGTTTACTCTACTTCTTTAGAATCTGAAGCTCATTTATATTTCAGGAATCCTAACCGTAAATTATTTATGTTATTTGAAGCATTAATTACCGAAGTTATTGAAGCAAGCCCAACAAAACCTGCCTTATCACTCAAACAATTAAAACTCGCCTTTACCCAGCTCGCAATGGGCGTCATTTATCATTGGTGTACCTTCCCAGAAGATCAGTCTCTCCAAGAAAGTGGTACGAGTGCATTACAGCATTATTTAAATGGCTTTTCGTAAAGATTTAAAAAGAAACAAAGGACAACCCAAACTCCTTGGATTGTCCTTTGTTTCTTTGTTGTATGGCACTCTATCTCAAATACTACTCTCTCAACCCTTGCCAGCTTTGCACATAGTGGATAGCTACTCCGCTAAAATAACGATTTTTAGCATAATGACCCACCACTTGGTTGAGCACTTGGTTCATCTTGATTTCACCTTCAGCAGCAAATGTTATATAAGGCTCATCTGGAAACGGCATTGTTTCAACACCAATCACAACCGGTGTTTGATACTTCTTTGCATAACTCATTTCATTTTTTGTAATGCTCTTTAGTGCGGCAACTGTATTGCGATAGGCCATTATGGAGATGCCGTCTGTATTCGCAATCATCCACTCTGCCAAGTTGCCTTCACCAAATTGGTTATAATATAGCACTTCATCATACCAGAATGGGATGTCCGTCTCTAACCTTAATTCTGTACAGCGTACTTTATAGAGGGCGTGTTGTATTAAT
This portion of the Solibacillus isronensis genome encodes:
- a CDS encoding CoA transferase subunit A, producing MKNKVIQNLSELSGLFKDNQVILAGGFGLSGAPLTIIDQMAETDVKGLHVVSNNLGDHGIGLHKLFLQGKIEKAIGSFFTMNREAVIAWSEGKLDIELLPQGTLAEAIRCGGAGIGGFYTKTAVGTELANNKEERVIDGETYIFEKAIKGDVAIIRAKAADRLGNLIYHTTARNFNPMMATAAETVIVEVDEILEVGELDPEAIVTPHVYVDYIVQSNYVKEGDRYVSV
- a CDS encoding TetR/AcrR family transcriptional regulator; this encodes MIKRENKIHKTENKREFIIRIAMQLFKEKGYKNVSVDEIVQACNSSKGSFYHHFKSKAEILNEHFALADKYYEQLYNDLPIQLSPKRRLQLFLENVFIYLEETFGREFLSVVYSTSLESEAHLYFRNPNRKLFMLFEALITEVIEASPTKPALSLKQLKLAFTQLAMGVIYHWCTFPEDQSLQESGTSALQHYLNGFS